One Rossellomorea aquimaris DNA window includes the following coding sequences:
- a CDS encoding excisionase family DNA-binding protein, translating to MYLTIKETAEYLSLPESYIESLIQQNKIRAVHDGDQYLLYRDQFNQHLEQMEKMKRQLAEYLSEPIPEDIDVKDED from the coding sequence ATGTATCTCACAATTAAAGAAACAGCCGAATATCTGTCACTGCCGGAATCGTATATTGAGAGCCTCATTCAGCAAAATAAAATACGGGCGGTCCATGACGGAGATCAATATTTATTATACCGGGACCAATTCAATCAGCATCTGGAGCAAATGGAAAAAATGAAGCGTCAGCTTGCTGAATACTTAAGTGAACCGATTCCGGAAGATATCGATGTGAAGGATGAAGACTAG
- a CDS encoding class I SAM-dependent methyltransferase: MEVNFGHVTSRYAASCEDIPHQFFDTLKVRGIVWEGRKVAEIGSGTGALTRKLHKRGAEVIGVEPSIELRKAAKALESKQYLDIPYLTGTAESTNLPDQYYDITMIHRSWHLFDRPKAISEMKRILKGKGTFIVSDSSFVPDHEVAKDTMTFLNEYIDMTPPGSKADSENQLNGIPVEWLLEWQEADFNLKDFYTFYYAVDFTLQSWCERVGSLSWFTPIEESEKEGLLQSLHTFLSGRYDPIREFTLQHQFTVCLMKK, encoded by the coding sequence ATGGAAGTTAATTTTGGTCATGTGACCTCTCGTTATGCTGCGTCTTGTGAGGATATTCCGCATCAATTTTTTGATACATTAAAGGTTAGGGGAATTGTGTGGGAAGGAAGAAAAGTAGCTGAAATTGGTTCGGGTACCGGTGCTTTGACACGAAAGCTGCACAAGCGTGGGGCAGAAGTGATCGGGGTCGAGCCGTCCATTGAGCTTAGGAAAGCTGCAAAGGCATTAGAGAGCAAGCAATACTTGGACATCCCATATCTTACAGGTACAGCTGAATCTACGAATCTGCCAGATCAGTACTATGATATCACGATGATTCACAGAAGCTGGCATTTATTCGACCGTCCAAAAGCGATCAGTGAAATGAAGCGGATATTGAAGGGAAAAGGGACGTTCATTGTGAGTGATTCAAGCTTCGTTCCTGATCATGAAGTGGCAAAGGATACGATGACGTTTTTAAATGAATATATAGATATGACCCCACCGGGATCAAAAGCCGATTCAGAGAATCAATTGAATGGAATTCCTGTGGAATGGCTGTTAGAATGGCAGGAAGCTGACTTTAACTTGAAAGACTTTTACACATTTTATTACGCAGTCGACTTTACGTTACAGTCCTGGTGTGAGCGGGTAGGCTCCTTATCCTGGTTCACTCCTATAGAGGAAAGTGAGAAAGAGGGACTACTGCAATCATTACATACGTTCCTGTCCGGGCGTTACGATCCTATTCGTGAGTTTACTCTTCAGCACCAGTTTACAGTCTGCCTGATGAAAAAGTAG
- a CDS encoding arylamine N-acetyltransferase, whose protein sequence is MEAVKKYVNYLNMDKEPPTLNYLQRLIQQHLIRIPYETFSKFYYFSQGESFVPSLHTFAENLHSKGWGGTCFTLNINFGRLLKKLGFHCQFVRVQPGHLGLMITIDNRKLYVDVGYGSPIMKPVELEARQKHLLHGFGEEIIFTRKDIREFEVDRRSNGKSFVKKTIEWIPLEEEELESDIEASYLDSDDNITMRRITAVRFQGNQCYFLRNETLKVMTYRNIREYQMKDFDKWKDIVGEVYHFDATSLQESIQFLQQRNIKLFP, encoded by the coding sequence TTGGAAGCAGTAAAAAAATATGTAAACTATTTAAATATGGATAAAGAGCCGCCTACATTGAACTATTTGCAACGACTTATCCAGCAGCACTTGATCAGGATCCCATATGAGACCTTTAGTAAATTCTATTACTTTTCTCAAGGTGAATCCTTTGTGCCTTCCTTGCACACTTTCGCAGAGAATCTCCACTCTAAAGGGTGGGGAGGCACCTGCTTTACATTAAACATCAACTTTGGAAGACTGCTGAAAAAGTTAGGCTTCCATTGTCAGTTTGTCAGAGTGCAACCTGGTCACCTTGGATTAATGATTACCATTGATAATCGTAAGCTTTATGTGGATGTTGGATATGGATCGCCGATCATGAAGCCTGTTGAGCTTGAAGCGAGGCAGAAGCATCTTCTTCACGGTTTCGGGGAAGAGATCATTTTTACCCGGAAAGACATTCGTGAATTTGAAGTGGATCGACGTTCAAATGGCAAATCCTTTGTAAAAAAAACCATAGAGTGGATCCCGTTAGAGGAAGAAGAATTAGAGTCCGATATAGAAGCATCTTACCTGGATTCTGATGACAACATTACAATGAGAAGAATCACAGCAGTCCGCTTTCAGGGCAATCAATGCTACTTCCTTCGTAATGAGACCTTGAAAGTGATGACCTACCGAAACATCCGTGAATATCAGATGAAAGATTTTGATAAGTGGAAAGATATCGTCGGGGAAGTCTACCACTTTGATGCGACATCCCTGCAGGAGTCGATCCAGTTTTTACAACAACGGAATATCAAGCTGTTCCCATAG
- the rlmD gene encoding 23S rRNA (uracil(1939)-C(5))-methyltransferase RlmD, producing the protein MSKKAPVQKNDYIDEAVFEDLTHDGNGVMKVDGYPLFVPNALPGEEGKVKVVKPGKGYGFGRLTERTKESPFRQEPPCPIYKECGGCQIQHMTYEGQLQAKEKNVRGVMQRIGKLHDVSVHPVLGMEEPWRYRNKAQVPVGEKEGRFVAGFYQKRSHEIIDMDKCIIQYEKNDEVIQHVKNICQKLEVRPYDEKNHKGTLRHIMTRTAYTTGEVMVVLVTRTPELPHKNAIIEALVENIEGLKSIVHNVNAKKTNVIMGDSTRILWGEEVIHDYIGDVKFAISARSFYQVNPEQTKVLYDKALEYADLQGEETVIDAYCGIGTISLFLAQKAKKVYGVEIVQQAIEDAKKNAELNDMTNVEFEAGPAEVVIPKWYEDGIRADVLVVDPPRKGCDEALLNTILTMKPKRVVYVSCNPATLARDLRILEDGGYKTTEVQPVDMFPQTMHCEAVAKIELVE; encoded by the coding sequence GTGAGTAAAAAAGCACCAGTTCAAAAAAATGATTATATAGATGAAGCAGTATTTGAAGACTTAACCCATGATGGGAATGGCGTGATGAAGGTTGATGGTTATCCGTTGTTCGTCCCCAATGCCCTACCAGGTGAGGAAGGGAAGGTTAAAGTCGTGAAACCGGGTAAAGGCTATGGATTTGGTCGACTGACAGAGCGAACCAAGGAAAGTCCATTTCGCCAGGAGCCTCCATGTCCGATCTACAAAGAATGCGGTGGCTGCCAAATTCAGCACATGACCTATGAAGGACAGCTGCAGGCTAAAGAAAAAAATGTCCGCGGTGTCATGCAGCGCATCGGGAAGCTTCATGACGTAAGCGTTCACCCGGTCTTGGGAATGGAAGAACCATGGCGCTACCGCAACAAAGCCCAAGTGCCTGTAGGGGAAAAAGAAGGACGCTTTGTTGCCGGCTTCTATCAAAAACGAAGCCATGAAATCATCGATATGGACAAATGTATCATCCAGTATGAAAAAAATGATGAAGTGATTCAGCATGTGAAGAATATATGCCAGAAGCTGGAGGTCCGTCCCTATGATGAGAAGAATCATAAGGGCACTCTCCGTCATATTATGACCCGGACGGCGTATACGACGGGTGAAGTGATGGTCGTATTGGTCACACGTACGCCGGAGCTTCCTCATAAGAATGCAATCATCGAAGCGCTTGTCGAGAATATCGAAGGATTAAAATCGATCGTTCATAACGTGAATGCTAAAAAAACAAACGTGATCATGGGAGACTCCACACGCATCCTGTGGGGGGAGGAAGTGATCCATGACTATATCGGGGACGTGAAGTTTGCGATCTCGGCAAGATCCTTCTACCAGGTAAACCCTGAACAAACGAAGGTGCTTTATGATAAAGCATTAGAATATGCTGATTTACAAGGAGAAGAAACGGTCATTGATGCGTATTGCGGGATTGGAACGATATCCTTGTTCCTTGCCCAAAAGGCAAAGAAGGTGTATGGGGTTGAAATCGTCCAACAGGCGATAGAAGATGCGAAGAAGAATGCAGAGTTGAATGACATGACCAATGTAGAGTTTGAAGCAGGACCTGCAGAAGTCGTCATTCCCAAATGGTATGAAGATGGAATCAGGGCCGACGTCCTGGTAGTGGATCCTCCACGAAAGGGCTGCGATGAAGCGCTTCTGAATACAATCCTGACCATGAAGCCGAAGCGTGTTGTCTATGTATCCTGTAACCCTGCGACACTTGCCCGTGACCTTAGAATTTTAGAGGATGGCGGGTACAAGACAACCGAGGTTCAGCCTGTTGATATGTTTCCGCAAACGATGCACTGTGAAGCCGTTGCGAAGATTGAGTTAGTAGAATAA
- a CDS encoding DUF2269 family protein: MEWLILLHVMSSVIGVGPTFFAHVLTRPDKTIEQLKVTTELNKRLEYFPKIGGSIAVLTGFILFYTGDYGGFAQLWILGSVILYVLIQIIVIGFITPVSQKINEWVALPENEHLTGAPPEEIQRHLVTIDRYFYLASSLGILLFIFMIMKP, translated from the coding sequence ATGGAATGGTTGATTCTTTTACATGTGATGTCTTCCGTTATAGGTGTTGGGCCTACTTTCTTTGCTCATGTTTTAACCAGGCCGGACAAAACCATTGAACAATTAAAGGTTACGACGGAATTGAATAAACGATTGGAATACTTCCCTAAAATTGGTGGAAGTATTGCCGTGTTAACGGGATTCATCCTATTTTACACAGGGGACTATGGCGGTTTTGCACAGTTGTGGATTCTGGGGTCTGTCATACTTTATGTCCTCATTCAAATCATTGTCATCGGCTTCATCACACCTGTCTCTCAAAAAATCAACGAATGGGTAGCCTTACCGGAAAATGAACACCTTACAGGGGCACCACCCGAAGAAATACAACGTCATCTGGTGACTATCGATCGTTACTTTTATCTTGCATCCTCTCTGGGAATTCTTCTATTTATTTTTATGATTATGAAGCCTTAA
- a CDS encoding NRAMP family divalent metal transporter: MKKKSNFSVLLGAAFLMATSAIGPGFLTQTTVFTQTLAASFGFVILVSILIDIGAQLNIWRIIAISEKRAQDIANDVLPGLGYFLAILIVLGGLAFNIGNIAGAGLGTNVLFGISPEMGALFSGIVAVGIFLVKEAGRLMDKFAQILGLLMIILTVYVMFTANPPVGEAVTKTFAPDTIDFLAIITLVGGTVGGYITFAGGHRLLEAGITGKQALPEITKSSVSAIGIASIMRIFLFLAALGIVSQGLQLDPSNPPASVFQLAAGDIGYKMFGIVMWSAAVSSVVGAAYTSVSFIRTFSPLLEKYHKWLIVGFITVSTLVFVIVGKPVAILILVGALNGLILPIALGVMLIAAHKTKIVGDYKHPIWMTIFGALIVVAMSYMGVYSLIKGIPQLFS; this comes from the coding sequence TTGAAGAAAAAATCAAATTTCAGCGTATTGTTAGGGGCTGCGTTCTTAATGGCCACATCCGCCATCGGACCAGGTTTCCTGACTCAAACAACCGTATTTACTCAAACCCTGGCGGCAAGCTTTGGTTTCGTCATCCTTGTTTCGATCCTCATAGATATTGGTGCTCAGCTTAATATATGGCGCATCATTGCCATTTCTGAAAAAAGGGCTCAGGATATTGCCAACGATGTCTTGCCAGGATTAGGTTACTTCCTTGCCATCCTAATAGTGCTGGGCGGATTGGCCTTTAACATTGGAAATATTGCCGGAGCTGGATTAGGTACGAACGTCCTGTTTGGTATTTCGCCTGAAATGGGCGCATTATTCAGTGGAATTGTCGCAGTAGGAATCTTCCTGGTGAAAGAAGCCGGTAGATTAATGGACAAGTTCGCCCAGATCCTCGGGCTACTCATGATTATCCTTACCGTGTACGTGATGTTTACAGCAAATCCCCCTGTAGGAGAAGCCGTTACGAAAACATTTGCACCAGACACCATTGATTTTCTGGCCATCATTACGCTCGTAGGCGGAACCGTTGGTGGATATATCACATTCGCCGGTGGTCACAGGCTATTGGAAGCTGGAATAACAGGGAAACAAGCACTTCCTGAGATCACGAAAAGCTCAGTATCCGCAATCGGTATCGCGTCCATCATGCGAATCTTCCTTTTCCTTGCGGCTTTAGGAATTGTGTCACAAGGTCTGCAATTGGACCCCTCCAACCCGCCAGCCTCCGTATTCCAACTGGCTGCCGGTGATATAGGGTACAAGATGTTCGGGATCGTCATGTGGTCCGCTGCTGTTTCATCCGTTGTCGGCGCTGCCTATACATCGGTGTCCTTTATTCGAACGTTCAGCCCGCTTCTCGAGAAATATCATAAGTGGCTAATCGTTGGATTCATTACCGTTTCAACACTAGTATTCGTCATTGTAGGTAAGCCTGTCGCGATTTTAATCCTCGTTGGTGCACTTAATGGATTGATCTTGCCAATAGCATTGGGAGTTATGCTTATCGCCGCTCATAAAACCAAAATCGTCGGTGATTACAAGCACCCGATCTGGATGACCATTTTCGGTGCGTTGATTGTCGTGGCCATGTCTTATATGGGTGTATACTCGTTAATCAAAGGCATTCCTCAATTGTTTAGTTAA
- a CDS encoding YwbE family protein, with translation MSGQQRSNIKQGLEVDIVLKKDQRTNKLTRGIVKDILTNSPNHPHGIKVRLEDGQVGRVKNIIQ, from the coding sequence ATGAGCGGACAACAACGTTCCAATATCAAACAAGGTCTTGAAGTGGATATCGTCCTGAAAAAAGACCAAAGAACAAACAAACTGACACGTGGGATTGTAAAAGATATTTTAACCAATTCACCGAATCATCCCCATGGCATTAAAGTCCGGTTAGAAGATGGACAAGTTGGGCGAGTGAAGAATATTATTCAGTAG
- a CDS encoding M4 family metallopeptidase, giving the protein MKKKVVALGLTAGLMMSPVFSPEALGAPNVSEKVNFNEKTGTPQFISGKLTKASTNAPETIVFDYLMEKQKAFKFKGDSKLSFKVTDKRKDDLGFTYLRIQQVYKGTPVYGAVLTAHVNKEGVLTALSGAPATNLDQKQNLKQTKKLSKKEAVSAGEKDLVAHVGSQPDYEYAPKSASVIYMKDGEAHYAYLVNYNFLAPEPGNWNYFVDAVTGDILGKVNELHEAKGVGGGKPGGGGGPGSGGTDAVGSGTGVLGDTKPLNTYLSSSTYYLQDRTRGGGVFTYDAGNRTRLPGSLWADSDNLFNASYDAAAVDAHYYAGQTYDYYADTHNRNSYDGNGAALNSTVHYGRNYNNAFWNGQQMVYGDGDGSTFVALSGGLDVVAHELTHAVTDTTADLIYQNESGAINESMSDIFGTLVEYDTNNNPDWEIGEDIYTPNQGGDALRSMSDPAKYGDPDHYSVRYTGTQDNGGVHINSGIGNKAAYLLSQGGTHYGVKVTGIGTDKTGAIYYRALTQYLTPSSNFSQLRSAAVQAATDLYGAGSAEVASVNAAYNAVGVN; this is encoded by the coding sequence TTGAAGAAAAAAGTCGTTGCATTAGGGTTAACAGCAGGATTAATGATGAGTCCGGTATTTTCTCCGGAAGCATTGGGTGCTCCGAATGTGAGTGAAAAGGTAAACTTCAATGAGAAGACAGGGACTCCTCAGTTTATATCGGGGAAATTAACCAAGGCATCCACCAATGCCCCGGAAACGATTGTGTTTGATTACTTAATGGAAAAACAAAAGGCCTTCAAGTTCAAAGGAGACTCAAAGCTTTCCTTCAAAGTGACAGATAAACGTAAGGATGATTTAGGATTTACATATCTCCGTATCCAGCAGGTGTATAAAGGAACGCCTGTATACGGAGCTGTTCTAACAGCGCATGTGAATAAGGAGGGTGTCCTGACTGCATTATCGGGAGCACCAGCTACAAACCTGGATCAAAAACAAAATCTGAAACAAACAAAAAAATTATCTAAAAAAGAAGCAGTTTCGGCAGGGGAGAAAGATCTGGTAGCACATGTAGGCAGCCAGCCTGACTATGAATATGCACCGAAATCCGCTTCAGTTATCTATATGAAAGATGGGGAAGCCCATTACGCTTATCTCGTAAACTATAATTTCCTCGCTCCGGAACCAGGGAATTGGAATTATTTCGTTGATGCTGTGACAGGTGACATTCTGGGAAAAGTAAATGAGCTCCATGAAGCGAAAGGTGTAGGTGGTGGCAAGCCTGGCGGCGGTGGAGGTCCAGGAAGTGGTGGAACCGATGCAGTAGGATCAGGAACAGGAGTACTGGGAGACACGAAACCGTTAAATACCTACCTCTCATCGTCTACTTATTATTTACAAGACCGCACAAGAGGTGGTGGAGTCTTCACTTATGATGCAGGGAATCGTACCCGTCTGCCAGGTTCCCTATGGGCAGACAGCGACAATCTATTCAATGCAAGCTATGATGCAGCTGCTGTAGACGCTCACTATTACGCAGGTCAAACTTACGATTATTACGCCGATACACATAATCGAAACAGTTATGATGGGAATGGGGCAGCCCTCAATTCAACGGTTCATTATGGCCGAAACTACAATAATGCATTCTGGAATGGACAGCAAATGGTATACGGTGATGGAGACGGCTCAACATTTGTTGCTCTTTCAGGAGGATTGGACGTTGTAGCACATGAGCTTACACACGCCGTAACGGATACAACAGCTGATTTGATTTACCAAAATGAGTCCGGGGCTATCAACGAATCTATGTCCGATATCTTTGGAACATTGGTAGAATACGATACAAATAATAATCCTGATTGGGAAATCGGGGAAGACATCTACACGCCTAATCAAGGTGGGGACGCTCTTCGATCTATGTCTGATCCGGCAAAATACGGAGATCCGGATCACTATTCTGTAAGATACACAGGGACGCAGGACAATGGTGGGGTTCATATCAATAGTGGAATAGGAAATAAAGCGGCCTATCTGCTAAGTCAGGGTGGAACTCACTATGGTGTTAAGGTGACGGGAATCGGTACGGATAAAACCGGGGCGATCTATTACCGTGCATTAACTCAATACTTGACACCATCTTCAAACTTTAGCCAGCTTCGTTCAGCAGCAGTTCAAGCGGCTACAGATCTATATGGTGCAGGAAGTGCCGAGGTGGCGAGTGTGAACGCGGCATACAATGCAGTAGGTGTCAATTAA
- a CDS encoding diacylglycerol kinase, whose amino-acid sequence MKRARIIYNPTSGRELFKKHLAEVLIRLEQAGYETSVHATICEGDATEAARIAVERKYDIVVAAGGDGTLNEVVNGLAEQDYRPKLGIVPMGTTNDFARALHIPKDIGSAIDVITKGESIPVDIGRMNERYFINIAGGGRITELTYEVPSKLKTMMGQLAYYLKGIEMLPSIKPTDVSIEYDGKLFEGEAMLFLIGLTNSVGGFERLAPDASINDGLFSLLILKKTNLAEFIRIATLAVRGEHVNDPNVIYTQANRIKIKAKEKVQLNVDGELGGVLPAEFENLYRHLQVFVPLDKIRPEDKAE is encoded by the coding sequence ATGAAACGAGCAAGAATTATTTATAATCCTACTTCTGGTCGAGAGCTCTTTAAAAAGCACCTTGCAGAAGTATTAATCAGATTAGAACAAGCGGGATATGAAACCTCCGTTCACGCAACCATTTGCGAAGGAGATGCCACAGAAGCGGCACGGATTGCAGTGGAACGTAAATACGATATCGTTGTCGCTGCTGGTGGAGATGGTACGTTAAATGAGGTAGTCAACGGATTAGCCGAACAGGATTACCGACCTAAGCTTGGAATCGTTCCAATGGGGACAACGAATGACTTCGCGCGGGCTCTTCACATTCCAAAGGATATTGGATCAGCCATTGATGTCATCACAAAGGGTGAATCCATTCCTGTCGATATCGGGCGTATGAATGAACGCTACTTCATTAACATCGCAGGTGGAGGAAGAATAACCGAATTGACCTATGAAGTGCCAAGCAAGCTAAAGACGATGATGGGGCAGCTGGCCTACTATCTAAAAGGGATTGAAATGCTTCCATCCATCAAGCCGACCGACGTTTCCATTGAGTATGATGGAAAGCTGTTTGAAGGGGAAGCAATGTTATTCCTGATCGGTTTAACCAACTCAGTTGGAGGCTTTGAAAGGCTGGCTCCGGATGCGTCCATCAATGATGGCTTATTCTCGCTTTTAATTTTAAAGAAAACAAATTTGGCCGAGTTTATCCGCATTGCGACATTGGCCGTTCGAGGTGAGCATGTAAATGACCCCAACGTCATTTACACACAGGCCAATCGAATCAAGATCAAAGCAAAAGAAAAGGTGCAGCTGAATGTAGATGGTGAGCTGGGGGGAGTCCTTCCAGCAGAATTTGAAAACCTTTACCGCCATTTGCAGGTATTTGTCCCTCTTGATAAAATTCGCCCGGAAGATAAAGCTGAATGA
- a CDS encoding biotin-dependent carboxyltransferase family protein — MINVMKPGLLSTIQDLGRYGYQKYGVIVSGSMDPLAHKISNLLVGNDENEATLEMTLMGPMLEFRETALISICGGDLSPTIDGKPVPLRRSLLIKAGSVLKFGACKSGCRSYLAIAGGFNVATVMNSKSTYVRAGIGGLNGRSLKEGDNLEPGTIKKESENIIEYLLPFLEDNDFTEIDWSISSEFISAYHQKKTIRVIPGTEYDLFSPESREHFFNKAFKVSAQSDRMGYRLEGPSLHLEKDFDMISEAVAFGTIQVPSNGKPIVLLADRQTTGGYPRIGQIASVDLPLIAQAKPGEELIFTMISHEKAQELYIDRERQLRHLKQGVALKFNS; from the coding sequence ATGATTAATGTAATGAAACCGGGCCTCCTTTCAACGATTCAGGACCTTGGAAGGTATGGCTATCAAAAATATGGTGTCATCGTGAGTGGGAGTATGGATCCTCTCGCTCATAAAATCTCTAACCTGCTTGTAGGGAATGATGAAAATGAGGCTACTCTTGAAATGACACTTATGGGTCCAATGCTTGAGTTCCGGGAAACCGCCCTTATCTCCATTTGTGGAGGAGACTTATCTCCAACCATCGACGGGAAGCCGGTTCCTTTAAGGAGATCACTATTGATCAAAGCTGGAAGTGTTCTCAAATTCGGAGCTTGCAAGAGTGGCTGCCGCAGCTACCTTGCGATTGCAGGGGGATTCAATGTAGCAACGGTCATGAACAGCAAATCAACTTACGTAAGAGCAGGGATTGGAGGATTGAATGGCCGCTCCTTAAAAGAAGGTGACAACCTTGAACCAGGAACGATTAAGAAAGAATCTGAAAATATTATCGAGTATTTACTTCCCTTTTTAGAGGACAATGATTTCACAGAAATTGATTGGTCCATCTCATCTGAATTCATCTCGGCCTATCATCAGAAGAAAACCATTCGAGTGATACCGGGAACCGAGTATGATCTATTTTCGCCAGAAAGCCGGGAACACTTCTTCAATAAAGCCTTTAAGGTGTCTGCTCAATCAGATCGAATGGGCTACCGTTTGGAAGGTCCGTCCCTCCATCTAGAGAAGGATTTTGATATGATTTCAGAAGCGGTTGCCTTTGGGACGATTCAGGTTCCTTCGAATGGGAAGCCTATTGTTCTGTTAGCGGATCGGCAAACGACGGGAGGCTATCCAAGAATCGGTCAAATCGCATCAGTGGATCTTCCTCTGATTGCTCAAGCAAAGCCTGGGGAAGAGTTGATCTTTACGATGATTTCTCATGAAAAAGCCCAGGAACTCTACATAGATCGTGAACGACAATTAAGGCATTTAAAACAAGGTGTTGCCTTGAAATTCAACTCGTAG
- a CDS encoding antibiotic biosynthesis monooxygenase family protein, whose protein sequence is MYIVHSTFVVPDEKADEVISIYHSRSGLVDEAEGFQRFLLLQNEKKPGEITVHMEWDSKEHFMTWVQGEDYKRIHELEKKYPDQELASIIPSIDRYKVVAY, encoded by the coding sequence ATGTATATCGTACATTCAACATTTGTAGTTCCTGATGAAAAGGCGGATGAAGTGATTTCTATCTACCATTCCCGTTCAGGTTTAGTAGACGAAGCGGAAGGGTTTCAACGTTTTCTCCTCTTGCAAAATGAGAAAAAGCCGGGCGAAATCACTGTTCACATGGAATGGGATTCGAAGGAGCACTTCATGACATGGGTGCAAGGTGAGGACTATAAACGGATTCACGAACTGGAGAAGAAATATCCGGATCAGGAGCTCGCATCCATTATTCCATCAATTGATCGCTATAAGGTGGTGGCGTACTGA
- a CDS encoding DUF4257 domain-containing protein, with protein MSLFEVILLPMLMGGIGGLGHILVFKNGHFTFPRKFIDDQGEKHYLFGSTKDIIIGILAGYLSVLPVVETVPIWYVIYISLLSGIGGSSVITRKIEQNLANTKASYIQELSHYQLEPTSKGGSPNHNEVKPVGEVEEKKNQG; from the coding sequence ATGTCCTTATTCGAAGTGATCTTGTTGCCAATGTTAATGGGTGGTATTGGAGGCTTAGGACATATTCTGGTTTTCAAAAATGGTCATTTCACTTTTCCGCGAAAATTTATCGATGATCAGGGTGAGAAGCACTATCTTTTTGGCTCAACAAAGGATATTATCATAGGCATTCTAGCAGGGTATCTGTCAGTATTACCGGTTGTTGAAACGGTCCCGATCTGGTACGTCATCTATATTAGTTTATTATCAGGAATCGGTGGAAGTTCCGTCATCACACGAAAAATCGAACAAAATTTAGCAAACACCAAAGCGTCTTATATCCAAGAGCTATCTCATTATCAGCTCGAACCGACCTCTAAGGGAGGATCTCCAAACCATAATGAGGTGAAACCTGTTGGCGAAGTGGAAGAAAAAAAGAATCAAGGTTGA
- a CDS encoding thioredoxin family protein, producing MNLEQWFTKGMTPEDYVEYMSVHKENTEAIKKNFTIPQDDIEVLNKLGEHSLRVIAITEDWCGDAMLNIPILLKVAKSADMDVRMILRDENLELMDQYLTNGTSRAIPIFIFIDRDGNEKLVWGPRAPMVKKIVDDERAKLPPKDHELFPEKQKEMIQRLTSQYSKDKEVWQEVYESLKTSLVQNVLM from the coding sequence ATGAACTTGGAACAATGGTTCACTAAAGGGATGACACCTGAAGATTACGTGGAATATATGAGTGTACATAAAGAAAACACCGAAGCGATCAAGAAAAACTTTACGATTCCACAGGATGACATAGAGGTATTGAATAAACTTGGAGAACACTCTTTACGAGTGATCGCCATCACGGAGGACTGGTGTGGAGATGCCATGCTGAATATCCCCATCCTGTTAAAAGTGGCAAAATCCGCTGACATGGACGTTCGCATGATTTTACGGGACGAAAACCTTGAACTGATGGATCAATACTTAACAAATGGCACATCGAGAGCGATTCCCATTTTTATTTTCATCGATCGCGATGGGAATGAAAAGCTGGTATGGGGTCCAAGAGCTCCTATGGTAAAGAAAATCGTGGATGACGAACGGGCGAAGCTGCCGCCGAAGGATCATGAGCTTTTCCCAGAAAAGCAGAAGGAAATGATTCAACGCTTAACTTCTCAATATTCGAAGGATAAAGAAGTATGGCAGGAAGTGTATGAAAGCTTGAAAACGAGTCTTGTCCAGAATGTGTTGATGTAA
- a CDS encoding helix-turn-helix transcriptional regulator, with product MIHQKTNTIVIEALNKFPHKIHIKLGEILRERGLTQGDLHRLTGLRVATINELVNFKKKSLTVAHLVSIMIALRITDIRDLIEVEFDQEVQDYFNEENQRMKNGFTPDLTKTAEQNVKRIAAGANN from the coding sequence ATGATTCACCAAAAGACAAATACAATTGTGATAGAAGCGCTAAATAAATTTCCCCATAAAATTCACATTAAATTGGGAGAGATCCTGCGTGAACGAGGATTGACACAAGGCGATCTGCATCGCTTGACTGGGTTGAGAGTGGCTACGATCAATGAGCTAGTGAATTTCAAGAAGAAATCCTTAACGGTGGCTCATCTTGTATCCATTATGATCGCCCTTAGAATTACAGACATTCGTGATCTCATCGAAGTGGAATTTGATCAAGAAGTTCAAGACTACTTCAATGAAGAAAATCAACGAATGAAAAATGGGTTCACTCCAGACCTGACAAAAACCGCGGAACAAAACGTAAAGCGAATCGCAGCTGGAGCAAACAACTAA